From the genome of Candidatus Paceibacterota bacterium, one region includes:
- a CDS encoding transporter: MNSIQRTTHPMNNEIKRHRQGDYSPSAPCSHRLATATLALAIICPTLALAQVPPRFYWQSLAGANAVPVIYQNLSGNANPIDPAHVMFTNSSASVEANVLVVGYAKMLPLFDRTLTLAVLEPVGRISGDVSVAGESFSKDANGFGDPMLEVGYNLIGPKALKSIPDLVRYEPKLSLNVIADVAFPIGDYDNDQPLNLGQNRWYGRVGAPIIQQIGPWVPGRRTTLELLPSVWFFSDNNDYVGRRLSTDPIFQLEAHLTRDLTETLWGSLDSTWVTGGKSSIDGVKGDSLNNLGVGFTLGYQISDNLSVTAGYMATVNDNDRGDLQMDGFRISITYGWHKIVQGSKRLKDEE; encoded by the coding sequence ATGAACTCAATTCAACGAACCACCCATCCCATGAACAACGAAATCAAACGGCACCGCCAGGGGGATTACTCACCATCCGCGCCGTGCTCTCATCGCCTCGCCACCGCCACCCTTGCTCTAGCGATAATCTGTCCGACGCTCGCACTGGCGCAGGTGCCGCCGCGCTTTTATTGGCAGAGCCTCGCCGGGGCAAATGCCGTGCCGGTCATCTACCAAAACTTGAGCGGCAATGCCAATCCCATAGACCCGGCGCATGTCATGTTCACCAATAGTTCGGCTTCAGTCGAAGCCAACGTCCTGGTCGTCGGTTACGCCAAAATGCTGCCGCTATTCGATCGCACGCTTACTCTGGCGGTGCTCGAACCGGTGGGGCGGATTTCCGGCGATGTCAGCGTGGCCGGTGAGAGTTTCAGTAAAGACGCGAACGGATTCGGCGATCCAATGCTGGAGGTGGGCTACAATCTCATCGGGCCCAAGGCGCTCAAGAGCATCCCCGACCTTGTGCGTTACGAGCCCAAGCTTTCGCTCAACGTGATCGCGGACGTCGCGTTCCCGATCGGCGATTACGACAACGATCAGCCGCTGAACCTTGGCCAGAACCGCTGGTATGGCCGGGTGGGAGCGCCGATCATCCAGCAGATCGGGCCGTGGGTGCCAGGCCGGCGCACCACTCTGGAGTTGCTTCCCTCGGTCTGGTTCTTCAGCGACAACAACGACTACGTGGGCCGCAGGTTGAGCACGGACCCCATATTTCAGCTGGAGGCGCATTTGACCCGCGACCTCACCGAGACTCTGTGGGGGTCGCTCGACTCGACCTGGGTAACTGGCGGCAAGTCGAGCATAGACGGAGTTAAGGGCGATTCGCTGAACAACCTGGGCGTCGGTTTCACCCTCGGCTATCAGATCAGCGACAACCTCTCTGTCACCGCCGGCTACATGGCAACGGTCAACGACAACGACCGTGGGGATCTCCAGATGGATGGCTTTCGCATCTCGATCACGTACGGCTGGCACAAGATCGTCCAGGGCTCGAAGCGGCTCAAAGACGAGGAATGA
- a CDS encoding arylsulfatase, which yields MAATVCLQAAGPSTAVSGKRPNIVIILGDDLGYSDLGCFGSEINTPNLDSLAKAGVRCTQFYTSASCSPTRSMLLSGVDTHLNGLGNMDEWTAPNQWGVDGYEGYLNNHVTTLPQLLKDAGYHTYMAGKWHMGKKPDQIPAARGFERDFSLLDGAGSYWDKWNFTAVSPLSNFTEDGRYLKKLPKNYYATKTYTDKIIGYIEANRKDGKPFFAYVSHQAPHDPYHLPRDWRNRHVGEYDKGWDVLRQERLKRQIEMGLVPKGTELAERMWFIPDAALLAPAARAIMGKKMELYAGMVENLDYHSGRLIDYLKKIGEYDNTIFIVFGDNGAEGADLFKMIAGTPGTRDFLFASMQWSQTHPNAWGDPHTYVGYGPMWAQVSMTPFSQYKGNMAEGGIRNALIVSGPIVKRAPGSINHSALMHVADLVPTLLEVAGASYPKTVNGHEPPPLIGKSWVKMLAGQEESPRSAQDYLAWEIFGNHAVRQGDWKLRWQYKPYGTEEWELFNLANDAAERHDLAAAQPEKVKALMALWDDYVRANKVVLPSRVIWEGMAKKMPDRYPVVDGYPPLIYKRQFVPPPNMLADPKP from the coding sequence GTGGCGGCGACAGTGTGTCTGCAGGCTGCGGGCCCTTCAACCGCCGTCTCGGGCAAGCGGCCGAACATCGTGATCATCCTCGGCGACGATCTGGGCTATTCGGACCTGGGCTGCTTCGGCAGCGAGATCAACACGCCAAACCTCGATTCCCTTGCCAAGGCCGGAGTGCGCTGCACCCAGTTCTACACGAGCGCCAGTTGTTCCCCCACACGCTCCATGCTGCTGAGCGGCGTGGACACGCACCTGAACGGCTTGGGCAACATGGACGAGTGGACTGCGCCCAACCAGTGGGGCGTGGACGGCTACGAAGGCTACCTCAACAACCACGTCACTACCCTGCCCCAGTTGCTCAAGGATGCCGGCTACCACACCTACATGGCCGGCAAATGGCACATGGGCAAGAAGCCCGATCAAATTCCTGCCGCGCGCGGGTTCGAGCGCGACTTCTCGCTGCTCGACGGCGCGGGCAGCTATTGGGACAAGTGGAATTTCACCGCCGTCAGCCCGCTGTCCAACTTCACCGAGGATGGGCGATACCTGAAGAAGCTGCCGAAGAATTACTACGCCACCAAGACCTACACCGACAAGATTATCGGCTACATCGAAGCAAACCGGAAGGATGGCAAGCCGTTCTTCGCTTACGTTTCGCACCAGGCGCCGCACGACCCCTATCATCTGCCGCGCGACTGGCGCAACCGGCATGTGGGCGAATACGACAAGGGCTGGGACGTATTGCGCCAGGAACGGCTCAAGCGCCAGATTGAAATGGGCCTCGTGCCGAAGGGCACCGAACTGGCCGAGCGCATGTGGTTCATCCCCGATGCCGCCCTGCTCGCGCCCGCAGCGCGCGCCATCATGGGCAAGAAGATGGAGCTGTACGCCGGCATGGTGGAGAACCTGGACTACCACTCCGGGCGGCTGATCGATTATTTGAAGAAGATCGGCGAGTACGACAACACGATCTTCATCGTGTTCGGCGACAACGGGGCGGAAGGGGCCGACCTCTTCAAGATGATTGCAGGCACGCCTGGCACGCGCGATTTCCTGTTCGCCTCGATGCAGTGGTCGCAAACCCATCCGAACGCCTGGGGGGATCCGCATACCTACGTCGGCTATGGCCCGATGTGGGCTCAGGTCTCGATGACCCCCTTCAGCCAATACAAAGGCAACATGGCCGAGGGCGGCATCCGCAACGCGCTGATCGTCAGCGGCCCGATTGTCAAACGGGCGCCGGGGAGCATCAACCACAGCGCCCTGATGCACGTGGCGGACCTCGTGCCCACCCTGCTCGAAGTGGCGGGCGCAAGTTATCCCAAGACCGTCAACGGTCACGAACCGCCGCCGCTGATCGGCAAGTCGTGGGTCAAAATGCTGGCGGGCCAGGAGGAATCGCCGCGTTCGGCCCAGGATTACCTGGCCTGGGAAATCTTCGGCAATCACGCGGTCCGCCAGGGTGACTGGAAATTGCGATGGCAGTATAAGCCGTATGGCACCGAGGAATGGGAGCTATTCAACCTGGCCAATGATGCGGCTGAACGCCACGATCTCGCCGCCGCGCAACCCGAAAAGGTCAAGGCCCTCATGGCGCTCTGGGACGATTATGTCCGCGCCAACAAGGTGGTTCTGCCCAGCCGCGTGATATGGGAGGGAATGGCGAAGAAGATGCCGGACCGCTATCCCGTGGTGGATGGCTACCCGCCGCTCATCTATAAACGCCAGTTCGTGCCGCCACCCAACATGCTGGCCGACCCGAAACCGTAA
- a CDS encoding response regulator, translated as MHFMKSPGPDKSTVYVAVVDDDESVCRSFARLLRIAGLQPVTYASAEALLQDTKRPRFDCLLLDIQLGGISGLELGQRLAAVQDATPVIFITAHDEPEVRARALATGCAGYFRKTDPGGQILETIRRAAGVASPKITDAERRSGKVLR; from the coding sequence ATGCACTTCATGAAATCGCCAGGTCCGGACAAAAGCACCGTCTACGTCGCGGTTGTGGACGACGACGAGAGCGTGTGTCGTTCGTTCGCCCGGCTGCTTCGTATAGCCGGACTTCAGCCAGTCACTTATGCGTCAGCGGAGGCGCTGCTCCAGGACACCAAGCGTCCGCGGTTCGACTGTCTGCTCCTCGACATCCAATTAGGGGGCATATCGGGTCTGGAGTTGGGCCAGCGCCTGGCTGCGGTCCAGGATGCCACTCCCGTCATTTTCATAACGGCCCACGATGAGCCGGAGGTGCGAGCCCGGGCGCTGGCCACCGGCTGTGCGGGTTATTTCCGAAAGACCGATCCCGGAGGACAGATCTTGGAGACGATCCGGCGTGCTGCCGGGGTCGCTTCTCCCAAGATTACGGACGCCGAGCGCCGATCTGGCAAAGTCCTCCGGTAG
- a CDS encoding response regulator — MNPPATGHSPLAPGHLPQPTVFVVDDDLSFLRSISRLLRASGLHVVVHSSAAEFLAELRADMAGCVVSDLKMPGMDGMALQEALQKADSHLPVLFLTGHGDIPITVQAMRRGAEDFLTKHAPKEDLIAAVKRALARNEQDRAERARFQALRQPFELLTDREREVLQHVVQGKLNKQIAADLGIHERTVKLHRTHITNKLRVHSVAELTRMVQAAGFIEQSAVGSH; from the coding sequence ATGAATCCACCCGCCACTGGCCACTCGCCACTCGCCCCCGGCCATTTGCCGCAACCGACCGTCTTCGTCGTTGATGACGACCTCTCTTTCCTGCGGTCCATTTCGCGCCTGCTGCGGGCCTCCGGCTTGCACGTGGTCGTCCACAGCTCGGCAGCGGAGTTCCTCGCGGAATTGCGAGCCGACATGGCTGGTTGCGTGGTATCGGACCTGAAGATGCCGGGCATGGACGGGATGGCTTTGCAGGAGGCGCTGCAAAAGGCGGACAGCCACCTGCCGGTCCTCTTCCTCACCGGTCATGGTGATATTCCCATCACGGTGCAAGCCATGCGCCGCGGGGCGGAGGACTTTCTGACCAAGCACGCGCCCAAGGAGGACTTGATCGCCGCCGTGAAGCGCGCCTTGGCTCGCAACGAACAGGATCGGGCGGAGCGCGCTCGCTTCCAGGCCTTGCGCCAGCCCTTCGAGTTGTTGACCGACCGCGAACGCGAAGTTCTCCAGCACGTTGTGCAAGGCAAGCTTAACAAACAGATCGCCGCCGACCTCGGTATCCACGAGCGCACCGTGAAACTCCACCGCACCCATATTACCAACAAGCTCCGGGTGCACTCTGTGGCCGAGCTGACCCGCATGGTTCAGGCAGCGGGCTTTATTGAGCAATCAGCGGTTGGCAGTCATTAG
- a CDS encoding response regulator yields MESRGASKAIVYVAVVDDDESVCRSFGRLLRTAGFQPVTYASAEALLEDAKRPHFDCLVLDIQLDGMSGVELSRRLKAVKDSTPVIFITAHDEPEVRSQAQATGCAGYFRKTDPGEQVLEAIRRATSTAHGKTPGPRLCPGKTSTKKP; encoded by the coding sequence ATGGAATCCCGAGGCGCAAGCAAGGCTATCGTTTACGTGGCTGTCGTGGATGACGACGAAAGCGTGTGTCGCTCATTTGGCCGACTGCTTCGCACCGCCGGGTTTCAACCCGTCACCTACGCCTCAGCGGAGGCGCTGCTCGAGGATGCCAAACGTCCGCACTTCGATTGCCTGGTCCTCGACATCCAGTTGGACGGCATGTCCGGCGTGGAATTGAGCCGGCGCCTGAAGGCGGTCAAGGATTCTACCCCGGTCATCTTCATCACGGCCCATGATGAGCCAGAGGTGCGGTCGCAGGCGCAAGCGACCGGATGCGCCGGATATTTCCGCAAGACCGATCCCGGGGAACAGGTGCTGGAGGCCATCCGGCGCGCCACGAGCACCGCTCATGGCAAGACGCCGGGTCCCCGTCTGTGCCCTGGCAAGACTTCCACCAAAAAGCCATGA
- a CDS encoding transporter, with translation MQLKQVTQMKITRNNYFLYAMWVGALAATVALAQSDSAADDERAKAEALAKATLNPVASLISVPLQNNFDWGSGPKDDGFQYKLNVQPVIPISLSEDWNVISRTILPYVYQEDVIGTSRQSGLADTVQSLFFSPVKPTKGGWIWGAGPVLQLPTATDDLLGEEKWGAGPTGVALRQQGPWTYGMLFNHVWSFAGESSRAEVNRTFLQPFVSYTTKTFTSFGLNTESNYDWRQSQWLVPINVTVQQLLKVGKQPIALQIGARYYAEGPSGAPEWGLRFQVAFLFPK, from the coding sequence ATGCAACTGAAACAAGTCACGCAAATGAAAATCACCCGAAACAATTACTTCCTCTACGCGATGTGGGTCGGCGCCCTCGCGGCGACCGTGGCGTTGGCCCAAAGCGATTCGGCGGCTGACGACGAAAGAGCCAAAGCCGAGGCCCTGGCGAAGGCGACCCTCAATCCCGTCGCCAGCCTCATCAGCGTCCCATTGCAAAACAACTTCGACTGGGGCAGTGGGCCTAAGGACGACGGCTTCCAGTACAAGCTGAACGTGCAACCGGTGATTCCGATTTCGCTGAGCGAGGATTGGAACGTCATCTCCCGGACGATCCTGCCCTACGTCTATCAGGAGGACGTCATCGGCACATCCCGCCAGTCAGGCCTGGCGGATACCGTCCAGAGCCTCTTCTTCTCGCCGGTGAAACCGACGAAGGGCGGGTGGATCTGGGGCGCCGGTCCGGTGCTGCAGCTTCCGACCGCCACCGATGATTTGCTGGGGGAGGAGAAATGGGGTGCCGGCCCGACGGGCGTGGCTCTGCGGCAGCAAGGACCATGGACTTACGGAATGCTGTTCAATCACGTGTGGTCTTTTGCCGGGGAAAGCAGTCGGGCGGAGGTCAACCGGACGTTCCTCCAGCCGTTTGTGTCCTATACCACCAAGACCTTTACGAGCTTTGGGTTGAACACCGAATCCAACTATGACTGGCGGCAATCCCAATGGCTGGTCCCCATCAATGTGACGGTGCAGCAGTTGTTGAAAGTGGGCAAACAGCCCATCGCCCTGCAAATCGGCGCACGCTATTACGCCGAAGGTCCCAGCGGCGCGCCGGAATGGGGTCTGCGTTTCCAGGTCGCCTTCCTGTTCCCGAAATAA